aaaaaaaaaaaccaaacccaAATAAACTCCTCTTCCAGTCTTCCTGCACTCTTACTGCCAccccacacacactctctctctacaATGGACAAGTCCCCTCTCTTCCTCTCTCTCCTCCTCCTTCTCTCCACCCTCATCTCTACCACAACCTCCGACCTCGCCGCCGACCGATCCGCCATCCTCTCCATCCGCTCCGCCGTGGGTGGCCGCTCCATCCTCTGGAACATCTCCCAACCCGCCACCCCCTGCACATGGCCCGGCGTCGTCTGCGACAACAAAACAAACCGTGTTGTCGAACTTCACTTCCCCGGAATGGGTCTTTCCGGCGAACTTCCGGCCAACACTCTCGGCAACTTAACCCAACTCACCACCCTCAGTCTCCGGTTCAACGCCCTGTCCGGTCCACTCCCCACCGATATTTTTAACCTTGTGAACCTCCGGAATCTTTATTTGCAAAATAATCTTTTTTCCGGTCCGATTCCTGATTTGTTTTCGCCCTTGGTTAATCTTGTTAGAGTTAGTTTTGCTAATAATAATTTCTCCGGTGAGATTCCAGGTTCGGTTAATAACTTGACCCGGTTGGCTACATTGTATTTGGAAAACAACGCTTTAACGGGTCAGATCCCGGATCTGACCCGAACCAATATCGCGTTGTTTAACGTTTCAAATAATCGGTTAACTGGGGAGATCCCGAAGAAGTTTTCGGGTTTTCCGGATACGGCTTTTGCCGGGAATGAGTTATGTGGAGGCCCACTTAGGGCGTGTAACGGGTCGGGATCCGGGTCGGGTTCAGATAAGTTATCCGGTGGAGCGATTGCCGGAATTGTGATCGGATCTGTTTTGGGTGTGATTTTggttttattaattttattcttttgTTGTTGTAAGAAGAGGGGTAAGAAAGATGTGACAAGTTCAAAGGATGTAGGGGAAAATAAGCAAGTTGAAATTGAGGTGGAGAATCAGAATCGGAATCCGAAAGTTAAATCTGGGGAGAATGTGGATAGTTATTCGTCGTTATCCTCCTCGGTTGCTGGAGGAGGGGGCGGGGCGAAGGGGAAGTCCGGGGAGGTTAGTAAGAAGTTAGTGTTCTTTAACAAGAACAAGGAGTTAGGTAAGTTTGATCTCGAGGACTTGTTACGAGCATCGGCGGAGGTGCTAGGGAAAGGGACGTTTGGGACCGCGTACAAAGCAGTGCTTGAGATGGGATTCGCGGTGGCGGTTAAACGGTTGAAGGATGTTACGATGGCGGATAAGGAGCTTAGGGAGAAGATTGAAGGTGTGGGAGCAATGGATCATGAGAATTTGGTTCCTTTGAGAGCTTATTATTGCAATGGGGAAGAAAAGCTTTTGGTTTATGATTACATGCCTATGGGAAGCTTATCTGCTTTGTTACATGGTAAAtcatcatttcatttcatttcattgtTGTTTAATTTTTTATCATGATTGTAAATTTCAAACTAGAATTATTGTGCAGGGAATTGTGGATCTAGATTCTCTATGTTTGCTAATGTGACTAATGTGGGTGGTCAAGTGTCTTTTTCAAATAAAAAGGTTGTTAAGTTGCTAGATCTGGTTATCATATGTTATTGTTTGGTAATGAAGTAAAAGTTAAGATAATTAATGGGGTGGTTTGAATTAATATTAatagtaaattgccattttaatcTCTGAGGTTTGGtcaaaattgtcattttagttcaaatagtttttttttcctctgggtccctgactttttcattttcttgcgATTTTGATCATattgcctaactcagtctaaaaatctggttataaccagagGTATTTTTGGCATAGCTCTTGTGTAGTGATAACtaggggtagtttacaacataatttataaacctcataataatttaatgccaaaaatacccctgattataacctagtttttagactaagttaggcaatgtgatcaaaatggcaagaaaaaggaaaagtcaggaCCCAGAGgaggaaaaaaaactatttggattaaaatgaaaattttgacaaaaactcagggactaaaatggcaatttactctaatattAACCAATTATCATTAACTAGATCTCAACGTAGGGTTAAGTTAAATAGAAATtagatttcttttgttttcaaactATTATGGTTGTATTTATATCGATTGTTGATTAATAATACATAATACCTTATGGGGGgttttattaattttatacaGGAAACCGAGGAGCGGGTAGAACACCGTTGAATTGGGAAACACGATCCGCCATAGCCCTAGGAGCAGCTCGTGGAATCACATACCTACACGCACAAGGACCGACAGTCTCCCATGGGAACATAAAATCATCAAACATCCTCTTGACCACGTCATATGAATCCCGTGTCTCTGATTTCGGTCTAGCCCAACTCGTGGGTCCCAATGCAACACCGACCCGTGTGGATGGCTACCGTGCACCAGAGGTAACCGATATACGCAAAGTTTCCCAAAAAGCAGATGTGTACAGTTTTGGAGTGTTGTTATTGGAGCTTCTAACGGGTAAAGCACCAACACACGCGTTACTAAACGATGAAGGGGTTGACCTCCCAAGGTGGGTTCAGTCCGTGGTTCGAGAAGAATGGACCTCTGAGGTCTTTGATCTCGAGCTTCTAAGGTATCAGAATGTTGAAGATGATATGGTTCAGTTGTTACAGCTAGCTATCGAATGTTGTGCTCAGTACCCGGATAAAAGGCCGGCTATGGTCGATGTGTCTAACCAAATTGAGGAGCTTTGTGGCGGTTCGAGTGGTTTGCAGCAACATGGCCCGAGCCCGATACATGACATCGTGAGTGATTCGTGATCCCTTTGGGATCTGATTGAATTTGTTGTTTTTTGATTTATTGTTTTGATTTTGGAAATGTTGATTATATACACGTTTTGATGTTGTAGGTTCTTGAGTAAATTGTAATTTGAAATCTCAATGCTAttctttgttttgttttatgtAAACTTTTGTTATTTATCTTAACTTATTCTTTTTCTTGTATGGAACAACTTTTTTTTTGTGTGTATATTTAATGTCTAGTTTGAATTTATAGGCTTCACACTTGTTTAAAACATATGCTTgattaaaaaattataataacAGTATCAATACATGTATTTAATTAAACAATCAGAATAATTGTAGTAGGCAATAATAACAGTATCAATACATGTATCTAATTGAACAATCAGAATAATTGTATAAGGCAACCTGATTTTTTTGAACCTCTAATTTCTTTTTAATTTATGTCAtgtgtgggacttgaacccaaaacATCTCCCAAACGCAAGTATTTAAAGATTTTGTCTCTGTCAGTGAACCACCATTAATATATGACAATCTGATACTgctaagagagagagagagaggggttgGGGgggaaagggggggggggggggggattgggAGCCATGTGGGATGTGGTACACACTATACCCCCTCGCCATCCAATCTCTCACCCCTTCCGTGTTCAAGTCTCCCATAACTCTTCCTCTCTAACTCTCTCTCttcttttatttatattttattatttaaaattattaaaaatataaaaaaaatgtgaGATCAGGGATGATTATAacatatactaggttagaaccccgtgtattacacgggttgattaaatatatttttatataataaaaagttacatctttaattACCCTTGTATAACATGAGTTGAATAAGCACGTGTACTACAcggcttgaataaatataatgtaatcagTTAACACACACAGTCGTCAAAATAcgtttttgataaaaaaaaaaaaaactttgatatactatttacatattagaacattttactttgtttttttttatttttctattattAGGTTAAAAACTTATGTATTACAAAAGTCTATTAAATCCACTTATTTCTTCTTTCCCCATTCATGACCCATTGCTTTGTATctaaatattagtttttattcttCCCTACTTAATACATGTAATCTCAATCAACTAATCAAAACTAAAGAGGAAAACAATTACAAAAAATGATATGCACTTTTCAATTTGAGTTCACATTCAGAACTAACATGAGGCTATCAACCTGCAAATATGGCTTGTTTGGCATTTATTCAGCGAAACGCGGGCTGGATCACTCCTCCGAGTGGATGTTGATAGCTCGGAATGAAAAGGGGCTTGCTCCATGTGAATGACCCCATAAATTTAAGAGATCCAATTGTGTTTGGACTACATCTCCGGTGAAAACAGAGACAATTTTGCTTGGGTTTCAGGCAGTTGCGTTTGCACCACATCCCCATTCCATTTTGCGAGTTAGTTGATGTCGGTCATCAAATGATAGTGAGATCCTCACATGTTAGGCATGTGAGGGAAATAAACTGAGataattaacttggttagtcatAAAGGATTAAACcaacaacaaaaataaacttaaaggaTGTTTTTAGCAAGTTTTAAACATTAAGACTGTAACCTGCAAGTTTGAGGAAACATAAAGGACGTTTTGTGCAATTTACTCGCAATATAACAAACTAAAGATTAGTATAAAGATTATATTAgaagataaatataaatatagagGTATAGTTATAGATAAGCGTCGACTTAAAATATGGGATAACTTGATAAATtattttaaaacttgtaatttttaagataaaaataaacataaatatatggcaagaaaactaaaaaatagatgtctctcgtatcgacacgtgtccatcaattggtttcttttattatatgtatagattatgAGATGAAGGTCGGTAATTGGTATTCTGATTTGACACTGAGCTGACGATCTAAGAGTTGAAAGGTGTATAACGGAGATCCTACAACAACAATCATACctagtaaatcccaccaatagcgaTGCTATTGGTAGGGTTTGGGGAGGGTGAGATGTAGGGAAACCTTACCCTTATCCCTAAGGATAGAGatgctgcttccagagagacccccGACTCCACAACAAGTAcactataaatataaaaatagatATGTGCCAAATAGTGTAAGAAGTAGTGAAAGAGTAACATAGAAGAATAGAGACAAATATGTACTCATGGAACCACATATTGACATAAAATCAGGGAGACAGTCACAAGCAAAGTGTCACACCCGCTCGTAGGCGGAAGCGCACGGTGTGAACTTGATCGTTTTTCATAGCATAAGATATAAGCAAACAAACTACCTGAATAAAaagcatgatgatcatccattcaaCCAAGATAAAAGATACAATTCATAAGTTGTTTGAAGTTAAAAGACAACACAAGTTATAAAGTTTTACAAAGGAGACTTATTCAAAATAAAGTTTTAAACACTAAGGCTTTGCCTCCTATATCTCACTCGAGGATGAGATATATGGATCAAACCCTTCAAAATGGATGACATCACTTTCTTGACTACCATATTCTTCGTGATAACCATTTCGCCAAGATCCACTTAattccctaaaatacatgtaagtttaaaACGTCAACAGAAGTTGGTGAATTCATGTGTTTTGAGTTCGTattcaaatgaatcttaaaaacatttgaaagttcgtTATGTAAAAATGTGGTATGTAAAGTGTctatgaaatcgttgatcattaatgttttgcaaggacattaatatgtgtgacgacaTAGGAAACACTCAACCCTTGATGATTTAGCACCGATTCACTTTGGCTGTgacaacaaaagcactacatgcggccacacaaggacccatgagTGGTGCTCGCCCGTGCCCAATAGATCTACCCATCTTgttctgtaacaccccaaaaatgatTAACAAAAAATAAGTAAAAGAATAAATAATCAACTTAACATGGTTAAAGAAATATGACAAGATCATAGTTAAGTTATGGAAAAGTGAATTAAATTAAACACATAA
The sequence above is drawn from the Helianthus annuus cultivar XRQ/B chromosome 12, HanXRQr2.0-SUNRISE, whole genome shotgun sequence genome and encodes:
- the LOC110893815 gene encoding probable inactive receptor kinase At1g48480 isoform X1, encoding MDKSPLFLSLLLLLSTLISTTTSDLAADRSAILSIRSAVGGRSILWNISQPATPCTWPGVVCDNKTNRVVELHFPGMGLSGELPANTLGNLTQLTTLSLRFNALSGPLPTDIFNLVNLRNLYLQNNLFSGPIPDLFSPLVNLVRVSFANNNFSGEIPGSVNNLTRLATLYLENNALTGQIPDLTRTNIALFNVSNNRLTGEIPKKFSGFPDTAFAGNELCGGPLRACNGSGSGSGSDKLSGGAIAGIVIGSVLGVILVLLILFFCCCKKRGKKDVTSSKDVGENKQVEIEVENQNRNPKVKSGENVDSYSSLSSSVAGGGGGAKGKSGEVSKKLVFFNKNKELGKFDLEDLLRASAEVLGKGTFGTAYKAVLEMGFAVAVKRLKDVTMADKELREKIEGVGAMDHENLVPLRAYYCNGEEKLLVYDYMPMGSLSALLHGNRGAGRTPLNWETRSAIALGAARGITYLHAQGPTVSHGNIKSSNILLTTSYESRVSDFGLAQLVGPNATPTRVDGYRAPEVTDIRKVSQKADVYSFGVLLLELLTGKAPTHALLNDEGVDLPRWVQSVVREEWTSEVFDLELLRYQNVEDDMVQLLQLAIECCAQYPDKRPAMVDVSNQIEELCGGSSGLQQHGPSPIHDIVSDS
- the LOC110893815 gene encoding probable inactive receptor kinase At1g48480 isoform X2, giving the protein MDKSPLFLSLLLLLSTLISTTTSDLAADRSAILSIRSAVGGRSILWNISQPATPCTWPGVVCDNKTNRVVELHFPGMGLSGELPANTLGNLTQLTTLSLRFNALSGPLPTDIFNLVNLRNLYLQNNLFSGPIPDLFSPLVNLVRVSFANNNFSGEIPGSVNNLTRLATLYLENNALTGQIPDLTRTNIALFNVSNNRLTGEIPKKFSGFPDTAFAGNELCGGPLRACNGSGSGSGSDKLSGGAIAGIVIGSVLGVILVLLILFFCCCKKRGKKDVTSSKDVGENKQVEIEVENQNRNPKVKSGENVDSYSSLSSSVAGGGGGAKGKSGEVSKKLVFFNKNKELGKFDLEDLLRASAEVLGKGTFGTAYKAVLEMGFAVAVKRLKDVTMADKELREKIEGVGAMDHENLVPLRAYYCNGEEKLLVYDYMPMGSLSALLHGNCGSRFSMFANVTNVGGQVSFSNKKETEERVEHR